Proteins encoded together in one Juglans regia cultivar Chandler chromosome 9, Walnut 2.0, whole genome shotgun sequence window:
- the LOC108984087 gene encoding transcriptional regulator SUPERMAN-like, with amino-acid sequence MGAELGLLSLTQLQKLAQSQQNNQNRHQINPSTFTPAGVWMWNSTMQPHEDEDSWEVRAFAEDTGNAMGTTWPPRSYTCTFCRREFRSAQALGGHMNVHRRDRARLHQAQPNPSSSSPTSPSTSSFIIPTQEFVTNGGLCLLYQLPSPSGAAFSSTPINACIESPSTLLSISPSPPNNLMSPCSPSINFPLSGSPGTNSSRCYSNKAIEPSLTIDNGDEDLDLELRLGQRPTTS; translated from the coding sequence ATGGGTGCTGAACTTGGCCTTCTCTCCTTGACCCAGCTTCAAAAATTGGCACAGTCCcaacaaaacaatcaaaatCGGCATCAAATCAACCCTAGTACTTTTACCCCTGCAGGTGTGTGGATGTGGAACAGTACTATGCAACCCCACGAAGACGAGGATTCATGGGAGGTAAGAGCTTTTGCAGAAGACACTGGAAATGCCATGGGAACCACTTGGCCACCGAGGTCTTACACGTGCACCTTTTGTCGGAGGGAGTTCCGGTCGGCTCAAGCTCTAGGTGGCCACATGAACGTGCACCGCCGTGACCGGGCGCGGCTCCACCAAGCGCAGCCTAATCCCAGCAGCAGCAGTCCCACCTCACCTTCCACTTCCTCATTTATAATCCCAACTCAAGAATTTGTCACCAATGGCGGATTGTGCCTGCTCTACCAATTGCCAAGCCCTAGCGGTGCTGCCTTCTCTTCAACACCAATAAATGCATGCATTGAGTCTCCTTCCACTCTTCTCTCAATCTCACCCTCTCCACCCAACAACTTAATGTCTCCTTGCTCTCCCTCCATTAACTTCCCACTGTCCGGGTCACCAGGCACTAATTCTTCTCGCTGTTACTCTAACAAAGCGATAGAACCTTCACTAACCATAGATAATGGCGATGAAGATCTTGATCTTGAGCTTCGGCTAGGGCAGAGACCGACGACATCATAA